A section of the Neorhizobium galegae bv. orientalis str. HAMBI 540 genome encodes:
- a CDS encoding response regulator, whose protein sequence is MAKILITEDEDSLRMFVARALRLDGHETHEAGDGAEGLEKLSEGSFDLLLSDIRMPVMDGIELVHQASAKFPDLKILLMTGYAEQRERADDLAAKVIDVVQKPFALPDIRRAVASALAAASSRAA, encoded by the coding sequence ATGGCAAAAATCCTGATTACCGAGGACGAGGACTCGCTTCGCATGTTCGTTGCGCGGGCGCTTCGTCTCGATGGTCATGAAACCCATGAAGCGGGTGACGGCGCGGAAGGTCTGGAAAAGCTGAGCGAGGGTAGCTTCGATCTGCTGCTCTCCGATATCCGCATGCCAGTCATGGACGGGATCGAACTGGTGCATCAGGCTTCGGCCAAGTTCCCCGATCTCAAGATCCTGCTGATGACCGGTTATGCCGAGCAGCGGGAGCGTGCCGACGATCTTGCAGCCAAGGTGATCGACGTGGTGCAGAAGCCGTTCGCGCTTCCCGATATCCGCCGTGCCGTCGCCTCGGCGCTGGCCGCAGCAAGCTCCCGCGCGGCCTGA
- the lysA gene encoding diaminopimelate decarboxylase, protein MNHFHYIDGVLHAENVPIPEIAKAVGTPFYVYSTATLERHYKVFAKAFSDVDAMVCYAMKANSNQAVLKTLGRLGAGVDVVSGGELRRALAAGIPANRIMFSGVGKTVQEMDLALQAGIYCFNVESEPELEVLNLRARKAGRKAHVSFRINPDVDAGTHAKISTGKKENKFGIAYERARAVYAHAATLDGIDVKGIDMHIGSQITELQPFEHAFRLLRELVETLRTDGHRIDHVDIGGGLGIPYRQDNNPPPLPDAYAETVKRQLRSLNCKIVTEPGRLIVGNAGILVTEVIYVKDGGEKSFVVVDGAMNDLIRPTLYDAYHEIRPVVVPAADASRIKGDVVGPVCETGDYLALDREMAEPRPGDLIAISSAGAYGAVQASTYNSRLLVPEVLVKGSEFHVVRPRGSYEELIGLDSVPAWLD, encoded by the coding sequence GTGAATCATTTTCATTACATCGACGGCGTGCTGCACGCCGAGAACGTGCCGATCCCGGAAATCGCCAAGGCGGTCGGGACCCCCTTTTACGTCTATTCGACGGCCACCCTGGAACGTCACTACAAGGTTTTCGCCAAGGCGTTCTCCGATGTGGACGCGATGGTCTGTTATGCCATGAAGGCGAATTCCAACCAGGCGGTGCTGAAGACGCTCGGCCGGCTCGGCGCCGGCGTCGATGTCGTCTCCGGCGGAGAGCTGCGTCGCGCGCTGGCCGCCGGCATTCCGGCAAACCGCATCATGTTTTCCGGCGTCGGCAAGACGGTGCAGGAAATGGATTTGGCGCTGCAAGCCGGCATCTACTGTTTCAACGTCGAATCCGAGCCGGAACTGGAAGTCCTCAACCTGCGCGCCCGGAAAGCCGGCCGAAAAGCGCATGTCTCCTTCCGCATCAACCCGGATGTCGATGCGGGCACGCATGCCAAGATCTCCACCGGCAAGAAGGAAAACAAGTTCGGCATCGCCTATGAGCGCGCCCGCGCCGTTTACGCTCATGCCGCGACGCTCGATGGCATCGACGTCAAGGGCATCGACATGCATATCGGCAGCCAGATCACCGAATTGCAGCCGTTCGAGCACGCCTTCCGGTTGCTGCGCGAACTGGTCGAAACGCTGCGCACCGACGGCCATCGCATAGACCACGTCGATATCGGCGGCGGTCTCGGCATTCCCTACCGTCAGGACAACAATCCCCCGCCGCTGCCCGATGCCTATGCGGAGACGGTGAAGCGCCAGCTGCGGTCGCTGAACTGCAAGATCGTCACCGAGCCCGGCCGGCTGATCGTCGGCAATGCCGGCATTCTGGTGACCGAGGTCATCTACGTGAAGGACGGTGGCGAAAAGTCCTTCGTGGTCGTCGACGGCGCGATGAACGACCTGATCCGTCCGACGCTCTACGACGCCTATCACGAGATCCGTCCGGTGGTCGTGCCGGCCGCCGATGCGTCGCGCATCAAGGGCGACGTGGTCGGCCCGGTCTGCGAAACCGGCGACTATCTGGCGCTCGACCGCGAGATGGCCGAACCCAGGCCCGGCGATCTGATCGCAATCTCGTCGGCCGGCGCTTACGGCGCCGTGCAGGCAAGCACCTATAACAGCCGCCTGCTGGTGCCGGAGGTTCTGGTGAAGGGATCGGAGTTCCATGTGGTGCGTCCGCGCGGCAGCTACGAAGAGCTCATCGGCCTCGATTCCGTGCCGGCATGGCTTGACTGA
- the ftsE gene encoding cell division ATP-binding protein FtsE gives MIHFENVGLRYGMGPEILRDMTFDIPKRSFQFLTGPSGAGKTTLLRLLFMSLHPTRGIIHMFGRDLSQIPRAELPMLRRRVGIVFQDFRLLDHLTTYENVALPLRVRGKEESSYRNDVIELLKWVGLGERINVLPAVLSGGEKQRAAIARALMDQPEILLADEPTGNVDPPMARRLLSLFLELNRLGTAVVIATHDLALMDQVDARRMILTEGRLDIYE, from the coding sequence TTGATTCATTTCGAAAACGTTGGTCTGCGCTATGGGATGGGGCCGGAGATCCTGCGGGATATGACCTTCGACATCCCCAAGCGCTCGTTCCAGTTCCTCACGGGCCCATCGGGCGCTGGGAAGACCACCCTGTTGCGCCTGCTGTTCATGTCGCTGCACCCGACCCGCGGCATCATCCACATGTTCGGCCGCGACCTGTCGCAGATCCCCCGCGCCGAACTGCCGATGCTGCGCCGGCGGGTCGGTATCGTCTTCCAGGATTTCCGCCTGCTTGACCACCTGACCACCTACGAGAACGTCGCGCTGCCGCTGCGCGTGCGCGGCAAGGAGGAAAGCTCCTACCGCAACGACGTGATCGAGCTTCTGAAATGGGTCGGGCTCGGCGAGCGTATCAACGTGCTCCCCGCCGTCCTCTCGGGCGGCGAAAAGCAGCGTGCCGCGATCGCTCGCGCCCTGATGGACCAGCCGGAAATCCTGCTCGCCGACGAACCGACCGGCAATGTCGACCCGCCGATGGCGCGCCGGCTCCTCAGTCTGTTCCTGGAACTCAACCGGCTCGGCACCGCCGTCGTCATCGCCACCCACGATCTGGCGCTGATGGACCAGGTGGATGCAAGGCGGATGATCCTCACCGAAGGGCGGCTCGACATCTATGAATGA
- the hpt gene encoding hypoxanthine phosphoribosyltransferase yields MPVVRGKIIEPLYTAEQIAERNHAIAAQIATGPTKDLLVIAILKGSFIFAADLLRALHDVGLAPEVEFVTLSSYGAGTVSQGVRIVKDIDSDVKDRDVLLIDDILESGRTLKFAKEMLYERGARNVSVAVLLDKRVKRQEDLEADYVGFECPDYFVVGYGMDVAYAFRELPFVGVVTGDA; encoded by the coding sequence ATGCCCGTCGTACGCGGCAAAATCATCGAGCCGCTTTATACCGCCGAACAGATCGCCGAGCGCAACCATGCGATCGCGGCGCAGATCGCCACCGGTCCGACCAAGGACCTGCTGGTCATTGCTATCCTCAAGGGTTCGTTCATCTTCGCCGCCGATCTGTTGCGGGCGCTGCATGACGTGGGTCTTGCGCCGGAAGTCGAGTTCGTCACGCTGTCGAGCTACGGCGCCGGAACCGTTTCGCAAGGGGTGCGGATCGTCAAGGACATCGACAGCGACGTGAAGGATCGCGACGTCTTGTTGATCGACGATATTCTCGAATCCGGCCGTACGCTGAAATTCGCCAAGGAAATGCTCTATGAGCGCGGCGCCCGTAATGTTTCCGTCGCCGTGCTGCTCGACAAACGCGTCAAGCGCCAGGAGGATCTGGAGGCGGATTATGTCGGTTTCGAATGCCCGGACTATTTCGTCGTCGGTTATGGCATGGACGTCGCCTATGCCTTTCGCGAGCTGCCTTTCGTCGGTGTCGTGACCGGAGACGCTTGA
- a CDS encoding cell division protein FtsX yields the protein MNELSRPKATKSAQSPKPESERQAQPAGQKQARRVEMRVRPTAPILPPSNIQGNALMVVIAIMAFLACLTLGAVSMVRATASSWQSQISREITIQIKPDDGLDMDAALKKARDLALTFVGTREGTIMDESATARLLEPWLGTGLNFDDLPIPRLVIITIDEQNPPDFAGMRDLLKTEIPQAFLDDHRTWVDRLVSMAHTTVLIGMGVLILVFTAMILTVIFATRGALSGNRHIVEVLHFVGAESSFVAGEFQKHFLKISIKGSAAGGALAAAMFAIANMWQANSLATPESDQASALFGSFTIGVGGYLGIFATMIVIALLTTLTARFTVMRTIDEIDLIRSDPSRSDGLSAS from the coding sequence ATGAATGAGCTAAGCCGCCCGAAAGCGACGAAGAGCGCCCAATCGCCGAAGCCCGAAAGCGAGCGGCAGGCTCAACCGGCGGGCCAGAAGCAGGCGCGCCGCGTCGAGATGCGGGTGCGGCCGACGGCCCCGATCCTGCCGCCCTCCAACATCCAGGGCAATGCGCTGATGGTAGTGATCGCCATCATGGCCTTCCTCGCCTGCCTGACGCTTGGCGCGGTGAGCATGGTGAGGGCGACGGCATCGAGCTGGCAGAGCCAGATTTCCCGCGAGATCACCATCCAGATCAAACCCGATGACGGGCTCGACATGGATGCGGCTTTGAAGAAGGCCCGCGACCTGGCGCTCACCTTCGTCGGCACCCGCGAAGGCACGATTATGGACGAAAGCGCGACGGCAAGGCTTCTGGAGCCGTGGCTCGGTACCGGATTGAACTTCGACGACCTGCCTATACCGCGCCTCGTCATCATCACCATAGATGAGCAGAACCCGCCCGATTTCGCCGGAATGCGCGATCTCCTGAAGACGGAAATCCCGCAGGCTTTCCTCGACGATCATCGCACCTGGGTGGATCGCCTGGTGTCGATGGCCCATACGACGGTGCTGATCGGCATGGGCGTCCTCATCCTCGTTTTCACCGCTATGATCCTGACAGTGATCTTTGCCACCCGCGGCGCGCTCTCCGGCAATCGCCATATCGTCGAGGTGCTGCATTTCGTCGGCGCCGAAAGCTCTTTCGTGGCCGGCGAATTCCAGAAACATTTCCTGAAGATCAGCATCAAGGGTTCCGCCGCCGGCGGTGCGCTCGCAGCCGCTATGTTCGCCATAGCCAACATGTGGCAGGCGAATTCGCTCGCGACGCCCGAAAGCGACCAGGCGAGCGCCCTATTCGGTTCCTTCACGATAGGCGTCGGCGGTTATCTCGGCATCTTCGCCACGATGATCGTGATCGCGCTGCTGACGACGCTCACCGCCCGGTTCACGGTCATGCGCACCATCGACGAGATCGACCTGATCCGATCCGATCCATCGCGTTCCGACGGGTTATCAGCTTCTTGA
- a CDS encoding gamma-glutamylcyclotransferase gives MFSNGAGKVGAGRFNWNGVARDMDEFWVFGYGSLMWNPGFTFEERLPARAFGFRRSLCVWSYVHRGTPDRPGLVLGLDRGGSCRGVAFRVSGENREDVLDYLRRRELVTNVYLEKILPVSLSDGRQVKAVGYVVDRHHVQYAGALEIEQAAEIVRVSVGQSGPNDTYVFNTLAHLKDMGIRDHWLEGVGAAVTARAQAAV, from the coding sequence ATGTTCTCCAATGGTGCTGGGAAAGTTGGGGCGGGTCGCTTCAATTGGAATGGTGTGGCGCGGGATATGGACGAATTTTGGGTGTTTGGCTACGGGTCTCTGATGTGGAATCCCGGTTTTACGTTTGAGGAAAGACTGCCCGCACGTGCTTTCGGCTTCCGCCGCTCCCTCTGTGTCTGGTCTTACGTGCATCGCGGCACGCCGGATCGTCCGGGCCTTGTCCTCGGTCTCGACCGCGGCGGCTCATGCCGCGGCGTTGCCTTCCGGGTAAGCGGGGAGAATCGGGAGGATGTGCTCGATTATCTGCGCCGCCGCGAACTCGTCACGAATGTCTATCTGGAAAAGATTCTGCCCGTCTCGCTCAGTGATGGGCGGCAGGTGAAGGCGGTCGGCTATGTCGTCGATCGCCACCATGTCCAATATGCCGGCGCGCTGGAGATCGAGCAGGCGGCTGAGATCGTCCGCGTCTCGGTCGGTCAATCGGGTCCTAACGATACTTATGTGTTCAACACGCTGGCGCATCTGAAGGACATGGGCATTCGCGATCATTGGCTGGAAGGCGTCGGCGCGGCGGTGACAGCCCGAGCTCAGGCCGCCGTCTGA
- a CDS encoding TIGR02302 family protein, translating into MSFIRKGAFELHPVLARRVALKRSFARIVLFFERILPLLLAPLGIAALFLSVAWFGIFRIAPDWVRWVLVGGFAFAFVYALLPLSRLRWPAVADADRLLEVRNNLPHQPVGVQDDQPAFETPFSRALWKEHQIRMAERIAALDAGLPQPDIARHDRFALRAIPALVFVVALGYSFSNGGGSPADAFRPAPPAPSINPDLRIDAWLTPPSYTGRAPVFLTGREATTTVAAVSIPQNSALTVRVTGGEGGEAVVFAPKAGGQPSTLITEEAKKAAEDAAQQQKQAPGQQGQQTAQQAPAPQTSTQPAAPQQPNQQRPPRTYALNVAESGSLTVNGQTWAFDVIPDRPPEIAFDGQPKRSVNGALEIGYTGKDDYGIREAHALIEPVGQPAPGATPLYPLPDYRLDLPRQNSREVKSLTSRSLIEHPLAGKRVKITLIAKDGAGQTGRSPTHEMVLPSRGFSEPLAAAVAEERQVFALDTRQMPRAIELNEALAIRPDETIPNLSHFLLIRSALERMKLARNEEQLKETAEYLWEIALGIEDGDLSQAERRLRDAQRNLAEALQNKASDQEVARLMQELREAMQQFMNELAQRMQNAPQAPNNMQSQNVIRQRDLQNMMNQIENLARSGNRDAAQQMLNELQRMMNNLQAGRPQRGQQGQQQQNGQMRQQIDKLGEIMQEQQRLMDQTFKLDQALRDRMQRGDPSERPGQEGQQQQQQGQQQQGQQGQQGQQGQQNTDQMTAEQLREALKNLRAQQEGLGKKLEELQQALKGLGMQPGEGFGKAQNEMGNAGKALGDGQGEQAVQGQGNALNALRQGAQNMMQQMMQAMQQQGQGQGQDRGGPGENMTSQGGQNGRDPLGRPRATSGPDFGDQVKVPDEIDVQRARQILEAIREKLGNALSGEAERQYLERLLDIR; encoded by the coding sequence ATGAGCTTCATCCGCAAAGGTGCCTTCGAATTGCATCCCGTGCTTGCGCGTCGCGTCGCACTGAAACGGTCCTTCGCACGGATCGTGTTGTTTTTCGAACGGATTTTGCCGCTGCTGCTCGCGCCCCTCGGGATTGCGGCGCTTTTCCTGTCGGTGGCCTGGTTCGGGATTTTCCGGATCGCGCCGGACTGGGTGCGCTGGGTCCTGGTCGGCGGCTTCGCCTTTGCCTTCGTGTATGCTCTGCTGCCGTTAAGCCGCCTGCGTTGGCCGGCGGTGGCTGATGCCGACCGGCTTCTGGAAGTCCGCAACAACCTGCCCCACCAGCCAGTCGGCGTGCAGGACGACCAACCGGCTTTCGAAACGCCCTTCTCCCGTGCCCTGTGGAAAGAACATCAGATCCGCATGGCCGAGCGCATTGCAGCGCTCGACGCCGGCCTGCCGCAGCCCGATATCGCCCGGCACGACCGGTTTGCGCTCCGCGCCATTCCTGCTCTCGTCTTCGTCGTCGCGCTCGGTTATTCCTTCTCGAACGGCGGCGGTTCTCCCGCCGATGCCTTCCGGCCCGCACCACCGGCGCCGAGCATCAATCCGGACCTGCGCATCGACGCCTGGCTGACGCCGCCCTCCTATACCGGCCGTGCGCCGGTCTTCCTGACCGGCCGCGAGGCGACCACGACCGTGGCCGCCGTCTCCATCCCGCAGAATTCGGCCCTGACGGTGCGCGTCACCGGCGGCGAAGGCGGCGAGGCAGTCGTCTTCGCCCCGAAAGCCGGAGGGCAACCATCGACGCTGATCACCGAGGAAGCCAAGAAGGCAGCCGAGGACGCGGCGCAGCAGCAAAAGCAGGCCCCCGGACAGCAGGGGCAGCAGACAGCCCAGCAGGCACCGGCCCCACAGACATCGACTCAACCGGCCGCACCCCAGCAGCCCAACCAGCAGCGGCCGCCCCGCACCTACGCGCTCAATGTCGCCGAAAGCGGCAGCCTGACCGTCAACGGCCAGACCTGGGCCTTTGACGTGATCCCGGACCGGCCGCCGGAAATCGCCTTCGATGGCCAGCCGAAGCGTTCCGTCAACGGCGCGCTGGAGATCGGCTACACCGGCAAGGACGATTACGGCATCCGTGAAGCTCATGCTCTGATCGAACCTGTCGGCCAGCCGGCTCCGGGCGCAACCCCGCTTTATCCGCTGCCGGACTACCGGCTTGACCTGCCGCGGCAGAACAGCCGCGAGGTCAAGAGCCTGACGAGCCGAAGCCTGATCGAGCATCCGCTCGCCGGTAAACGCGTCAAGATCACCCTGATCGCCAAGGATGGCGCCGGCCAGACCGGCCGCAGCCCCACCCATGAAATGGTGCTGCCCTCGCGCGGCTTCTCCGAACCGCTGGCGGCGGCCGTCGCCGAAGAGCGCCAGGTCTTCGCGCTCGATACCCGCCAGATGCCCCGCGCCATCGAGCTCAATGAAGCGCTGGCGATCCGTCCCGACGAGACCATCCCCAACCTCAGCCATTTCCTGCTGATCAGGTCGGCGCTCGAGCGCATGAAGCTCGCCCGCAACGAGGAACAGCTGAAGGAAACGGCCGAATATCTCTGGGAAATCGCGCTCGGCATCGAGGATGGTGACCTGTCGCAGGCCGAACGCCGCCTGCGCGACGCGCAGCGCAACCTTGCCGAAGCGCTGCAGAACAAGGCGTCCGACCAGGAGGTCGCTCGGCTGATGCAGGAACTGCGCGAAGCTATGCAGCAGTTCATGAACGAGCTTGCGCAGCGGATGCAGAACGCTCCGCAGGCGCCCAACAACATGCAGTCCCAGAACGTCATCCGCCAGCGCGACCTGCAGAACATGATGAACCAGATCGAAAACCTCGCCCGGTCCGGCAATCGCGACGCCGCCCAGCAGATGCTCAACGAATTGCAGCGGATGATGAACAACCTGCAGGCCGGCCGGCCGCAGCGGGGTCAGCAGGGCCAGCAACAGCAGAACGGCCAGATGCGCCAGCAGATCGACAAGCTCGGCGAAATCATGCAGGAACAGCAGCGTCTGATGGACCAGACCTTCAAGCTGGATCAGGCGCTCCGCGACCGCATGCAGCGCGGCGACCCGAGCGAACGGCCCGGACAGGAAGGCCAACAACAGCAGCAGCAGGGTCAACAGCAGCAAGGTCAGCAGGGCCAACAGGGTCAGCAGGGTCAGCAGAACACCGACCAGATGACCGCCGAGCAGCTACGTGAAGCGCTGAAGAACCTCCGCGCCCAGCAGGAAGGCCTTGGCAAGAAGCTGGAAGAGCTGCAGCAGGCGCTGAAAGGCCTCGGCATGCAGCCCGGCGAAGGTTTCGGCAAGGCGCAGAACGAGATGGGCAATGCCGGCAAGGCGCTGGGCGATGGCCAGGGCGAGCAGGCCGTGCAAGGCCAGGGCAACGCGCTCAACGCACTTCGCCAAGGCGCCCAGAACATGATGCAGCAGATGATGCAGGCCATGCAGCAGCAGGGCCAGGGCCAAGGCCAGGATCGCGGCGGCCCGGGCGAGAACATGACCTCGCAAGGCGGTCAGAACGGCCGCGACCCGCTTGGGCGCCCGCGTGCCACGTCAGGCCCGGATTTCGGCGATCAGGTGAAGGTGCCTGATGAAATCGACGTCCAGCGCGCCCGCCAAATCCTCGAAGCGATCCGCGAAAAGCTCGGCAACGCGCTTTCCGGTGAAGCGGAGCGACAATACCTGGAACGGCTTCTGGATATTCGCTGA
- a CDS encoding YdcF family protein: MTPAPTTPENEADRHPRRWLGRVFSRNSRLRWAARRIIMACVLGLALLFGGFLWFANAVTSLKAPDGVKADAIVVLTGGYLRIEQALGLLRDGAGQRLLISGAHPSTSPTQIRKVTQASPDLFACCVDIGYDAIDTIGNANEITRWIHDHGYKSVLVVTNNYHMLRSLHELRRADPVTKFIAYPVVSSDLTRKAWFAEPDVLRTMLSEYGKVVLATCRDWFGIERGTGLRNEDPPKTASKPAL; the protein is encoded by the coding sequence ATGACACCGGCTCCGACCACACCCGAAAATGAAGCGGATCGCCACCCGCGGCGGTGGCTCGGGAGAGTGTTTTCGCGCAACAGCCGGCTGCGATGGGCCGCCCGACGCATCATCATGGCCTGCGTACTCGGGCTGGCGCTGCTTTTTGGCGGGTTTTTGTGGTTTGCAAATGCGGTGACCTCACTGAAGGCGCCTGACGGCGTCAAGGCCGATGCGATCGTCGTGTTGACCGGTGGCTATCTGCGCATCGAACAGGCGCTCGGACTTTTGCGGGATGGAGCCGGCCAGCGCCTGCTGATCTCGGGAGCGCATCCATCCACCAGCCCGACCCAGATCCGCAAGGTCACACAGGCCTCGCCGGACCTCTTCGCCTGCTGCGTCGATATCGGCTACGATGCGATCGACACGATCGGCAATGCCAACGAGATCACCCGCTGGATCCACGACCACGGCTACAAGTCCGTGCTGGTCGTCACCAACAACTATCACATGCTGCGCAGCCTGCACGAATTGCGGCGTGCCGACCCGGTAACCAAGTTCATTGCCTATCCGGTGGTCAGTTCTGATCTCACCCGAAAAGCCTGGTTCGCCGAGCCGGACGTGTTGCGCACCATGCTTTCGGAATACGGCAAGGTCGTGCTGGCTACCTGCCGCGACTGGTTCGGCATCGAGCGCGGCACCGGATTGCGCAACGAAGATCCGCCGAAGACTGCATCAAAGCCCGCGCTCTGA
- a CDS encoding lysophospholipid acyltransferase family protein → MLLVRSVLFNIAFYTNLIVRMIVLSPIYFLMPRKAAYRIPKAWAASCNWLMAKIVGATFEIEGLENVPEGGCIFAPKHQSAWDTVALLPWQRDPVYILKRELMWIPLFGWYAAKQKMIPVNRGARGKVMVDVMNRTKEEMANNRQLIIYPEGTRRAPGAEPQYRYGIARIYRDVGVPVVPIVAHWGLFWGRRKLIKYPGHFKVRILPPIAPGMDPDAFYAHLVETLERESDRLLVETVAANPHLPLPPSAVKRLAELKAQTAA, encoded by the coding sequence ATGCTGCTGGTGCGTTCGGTTCTTTTCAACATCGCCTTCTACACAAACCTGATCGTCCGGATGATCGTGCTGAGCCCGATCTATTTCCTGATGCCGCGCAAGGCGGCCTACCGCATCCCAAAAGCCTGGGCCGCCTCCTGCAACTGGCTGATGGCAAAAATCGTCGGCGCCACCTTCGAGATCGAGGGGCTGGAAAACGTGCCCGAGGGCGGTTGCATCTTTGCCCCCAAGCATCAATCCGCCTGGGATACTGTCGCGCTACTGCCCTGGCAGCGGGACCCGGTTTATATCCTCAAGCGCGAGCTGATGTGGATCCCGCTGTTCGGCTGGTACGCCGCCAAGCAGAAGATGATCCCGGTCAACCGCGGCGCCCGCGGCAAGGTCATGGTCGACGTCATGAACCGGACGAAGGAGGAGATGGCCAACAACCGCCAGCTCATCATCTACCCGGAAGGCACGCGCCGGGCGCCGGGGGCCGAGCCGCAATACCGCTACGGCATCGCCCGCATCTATCGCGACGTCGGGGTGCCCGTCGTGCCGATCGTCGCCCATTGGGGCCTGTTCTGGGGCCGCCGCAAGCTCATCAAATATCCCGGCCATTTCAAGGTCCGCATCCTGCCACCGATCGCACCGGGCATGGATCCGGATGCTTTTTACGCCCATCTGGTCGAAACCCTGGAACGGGAAAGCGACAGGTTGCTGGTCGAAACCGTGGCCGCCAATCCGCACCTGCCGCTGCCGCCGTCAGCGGTGAAGCGGCTTGCGGAGCTGAAGGCTCAGACGGCGGCCTGA